The nucleotide window GTTTCGTGCCCTTGTGTGATGACGTTTCGGACGAGGTTGAGTGCGAAGGCCGTTTTCCCGACGGAGGGCCGGGCGGCGATGATCACGAGTTCCGTTTTGTGTAAGCCCGCGGTCATGTTGTCGATGTCGACGTACCCGGTGGGCAGCCCGCTGATCGCGAGGTTGTCCTGGCCGATGCGCGAGTCGAGCCGGTCGAACGCCTCCTTCACGACGGTCGAGAGCGCGGCGGTTTCGCCCACCATGCCCTGCTTCGCCACCTCCATGATCTTCCGCTCGGCCTGCGACACCAGTTCGTCGCCGGACTGGGTGCGGTCGTAGGCGTCGCGAAGGATCTCGTTGCTCGCGTGGATAAGCCCGCGAACCATCGCGGTGTCCTTCACCAGCTTGGCGTGGTACTCCGCGTTGGCCCCGGTGGGCACCGCCTCCCACAGGTCGACGAGGTACTCCTTCCCGCCGATGTCCTCGATCTGCTTGTTCTTGCGCAGCTTGTCGTACAGGATGACGAGGTCGATGGGCTGGTTCTCGGTCGCCAGGTCGCTCATCGCCTGGTAGATCTTCTGGTGCGCGTCGAAGTAAAAGTTGTCTGCGATAATGTGCTGCTGAACGGTCGACAGCGTGTCGGGGTCGCGTAGGATGCCCCCGAGCACGCCGCGCTCGGCGTCACGGTTCTGGGGCGGCAGGCGATCGGTCAGGGGGTCGCTCGACATGGCTGATTAGCTCACGACTTACGGCGCGCCGGGCCGAACTGAAAGCGCGCACACTATTTGGGGCCGGCGCTGTTTGATAGCCGTTCGCCGCGAGACGTGGAAGGGCATTTTGGGCGGAGGTGCGGGCCGGGCCAGGGCCTTTCCTTATTTCACCTTGCTTACACGAGGGAACGTGGCTATGTGGGGCGCCTTCTCGCAGCCAGGAAGGTACCCATGTCTCCTTGCACCCTGGTCGATGCCCTGGCGGCGGTTCCCGATCCCCGCAGCAAGCACGGCCTTATCCACCCACTCGCCCCCTTCCTCGGACTCGTCGCCCTCGCCATGCTCATGGGGCGCACCAGCCTCAATGGCATCGCTCGCTTCGGGCGACAGCACGGACCCGCCCTCGCCCATGCCCTCGGCTTCCGACGCGGCAAGACCCCGGCCGTTTCCACGCTCTCCCGCACCCTGCGACGCTTCGACGCCGACCAACTGGAGCACGTCCTCTCGTACTGGATCGCCAGCCGCGTCGACCCGGCCGCCTTCACACACATCTCCATCGACGGCAAGACCCTTCGAGGCTCTCGCAACGGCGCGATCCCCGGTCAGCACCTGCTGGCCGCATACGCCCCCACCGTCGGTGCCGTACTCGCCCAGGTCAAGGTCGATGCGAGCACCAACGAGCACAAGGCCGCCTTGACGCTCCTCGGCATTCTGCCGCTGCGAGGGAAGGTCGTGGTCGGCGACGCCATGTTCTGCCAGCGAGACCTGGCCGAGGAGGTGGTCGGGGCCGGCGGCGACTACGTGCTCACGGTGAAGGACAACCAACCCGGATTGGGGATCGACATCCGAGCCGGGTTCGCCTTCGAGACCGCCGCCCGATCGATCGCGGCGGCCACTTCCCCCTGGGGATCGGCCTCCGCCCGCCCCGAGCCGCATCGCCACGACCGTCGATAAGGGTCACGGCCGCATCGAGAAGCGGACGCTGCAAACGACCTCGATTCTGACGTGCTCGCCGACGTGGGCGGGGGTGAAGCAGGGCTTCCAGTTGACGCGTGAGCGGACGGTCCGAGGCCAA belongs to Gemmata obscuriglobus and includes:
- the dnaB gene encoding replicative DNA helicase, with translation MSSDPLTDRLPPQNRDAERGVLGGILRDPDTLSTVQQHIIADNFYFDAHQKIYQAMSDLATENQPIDLVILYDKLRKNKQIEDIGGKEYLVDLWEAVPTGANAEYHAKLVKDTAMVRGLIHASNEILRDAYDRTQSGDELVSQAERKIMEVAKQGMVGETAALSTVVKEAFDRLDSRIGQDNLAISGLPTGYVDIDNMTAGLHKTELVIIAARPSVGKTAFALNLVRNVITQGHETGEPPVALFFSLEMARIELAERLLCCESRVDSHKVRKGLLNSDDIQKLMAAGDTLRKCRLYIDDTPSRTMIQIAASARRLMKKHEKEGGLKLIVIDYLQLIEPENRRDPRQEQVAQISRRLKFLARELHIPVIALAQVNRASEDRQDHKPRLSDLRESGSIEQDADTAWMLHRPGKFDGQTDDNVLEIIIAKQRNGPTGEVTLTWRKEYNRYENYIADVGMGDGM
- a CDS encoding ISAs1 family transposase — its product is MSPCTLVDALAAVPDPRSKHGLIHPLAPFLGLVALAMLMGRTSLNGIARFGRQHGPALAHALGFRRGKTPAVSTLSRTLRRFDADQLEHVLSYWIASRVDPAAFTHISIDGKTLRGSRNGAIPGQHLLAAYAPTVGAVLAQVKVDASTNEHKAALTLLGILPLRGKVVVGDAMFCQRDLAEEVVGAGGDYVLTVKDNQPGLGIDIRAGFAFETAARSIAAATSPWGSASARPEPHRHDRR